The following are encoded in a window of Chitinophagaceae bacterium genomic DNA:
- a CDS encoding TonB-dependent receptor, with translation MKKKIFIAAAVFFSSNLFAQKDSARHLNEVVVTATKFPIKQSLTGKVVTVITGEQLERNNGKTLAEVLNTQAGIIVNGNTNTLGTNQDVYVRGSAAGKTLILLDGIPVYDASGISGAFDLNFISIDQVERVEILKGSQSTLYGSDAMAAVINVISKKAGTKKLNANLNLAAGSYNTFKAAAGINGTIRQTAYTAQYSKLYSKGFSTAEDQAGTKDFDKDGMNEDVFKASVIQKIKNKITIRANTQFSHYKTDGDAGPFTDDADYSNRTRNVLAGIGAGFAIGKSILHVNYNYNATKRTYLDDSASRGGFSYYSKGEYTGRSHFAEVYSNMAVTKNVDVLAGADYRKQLTDQRYFSVSAFGPYASTPLGGDSANVDQLGVYASVVVKELAGFNVELGGRYNHFNSYGDVFTFSFNPSYVFTSHIKIFGNISSGFKTPSLYQVYSEYRNQVQELKPERSLGVEGGIQYANNNVNLRAVYFSRNIKDNIIFYSAGAPTYASYYTNAEKQKDRGLELEASVDLGNVHLTANYVNLDGKIETKTGAKDTSYFNLYRRPRQTINLNLGIAVTRNWYLNTGIQSVSKRYEVVYMSAPIEMPAYYTWNLYSTYTISKNAKVFVDLKNITDEKYAEVRGYNSRRFNFMAGVNLGL, from the coding sequence ATGAAAAAGAAAATTTTTATTGCGGCTGCTGTTTTCTTCAGCAGCAACCTTTTTGCACAAAAAGACAGTGCCAGGCATTTAAATGAAGTGGTGGTCACGGCCACCAAATTTCCCATCAAGCAATCCCTTACGGGTAAAGTGGTAACCGTGATCACCGGGGAACAACTGGAACGCAACAATGGTAAAACACTGGCGGAGGTATTAAACACCCAGGCCGGTATCATTGTGAACGGGAACACAAATACATTGGGTACCAACCAGGATGTATATGTACGGGGCAGCGCCGCCGGAAAAACACTGATCCTGCTCGATGGCATCCCGGTATACGATGCCTCCGGTATCAGCGGGGCCTTTGACCTGAACTTTATTTCCATCGACCAGGTAGAACGGGTGGAGATATTAAAGGGAAGCCAGTCGACCCTATATGGGAGCGATGCCATGGCCGCTGTGATCAATGTGATCAGCAAAAAAGCAGGCACAAAGAAATTAAATGCAAACCTGAACCTGGCTGCCGGATCATATAACACGTTCAAAGCGGCTGCCGGCATTAACGGAACGATCAGGCAAACCGCCTATACGGCACAGTACAGTAAGCTGTACAGCAAAGGATTTTCTACGGCAGAGGACCAGGCCGGAACAAAGGATTTTGACAAAGACGGGATGAATGAGGATGTTTTTAAGGCATCCGTTATCCAAAAGATCAAAAATAAGATCACGATCCGTGCCAATACACAATTCAGCCATTATAAGACGGACGGGGATGCGGGACCATTCACGGATGATGCCGACTACAGCAATCGCACCAGGAATGTGCTGGCAGGTATTGGTGCCGGTTTTGCAATTGGTAAAAGCATCCTGCACGTCAATTATAATTACAATGCAACCAAAAGAACATACCTCGATGATTCAGCAAGCCGCGGAGGATTTTCCTACTACAGCAAGGGGGAGTATACGGGCAGATCGCATTTTGCAGAAGTATACAGCAACATGGCTGTAACAAAGAATGTGGATGTATTGGCGGGCGCCGATTACCGTAAGCAGCTTACGGATCAGCGTTATTTTTCAGTAAGCGCATTCGGGCCTTATGCATCCACACCTTTAGGTGGTGACAGCGCCAACGTAGATCAACTGGGTGTTTATGCCTCGGTGGTTGTAAAAGAACTGGCCGGCTTTAATGTGGAACTGGGTGGCCGGTACAATCATTTTAACAGTTACGGCGATGTATTCACCTTTTCGTTCAATCCTTCTTATGTATTCACCAGCCACATTAAAATATTCGGAAACATCAGTTCTGGCTTTAAAACGCCTTCGTTATACCAGGTATATTCTGAATACCGCAACCAGGTGCAGGAACTTAAACCGGAAAGATCCCTGGGTGTTGAAGGGGGTATTCAATATGCAAACAACAATGTGAATCTCCGGGCTGTTTACTTCAGCCGGAATATTAAGGACAATATTATTTTTTACAGCGCCGGTGCGCCCACGTATGCCAGCTATTATACCAATGCCGAAAAACAGAAGGACAGGGGGCTGGAACTGGAAGCCAGTGTGGATCTTGGCAACGTACACCTCACGGCCAATTATGTGAACCTGGATGGAAAGATTGAGACAAAGACAGGCGCAAAAGATACTTCCTACTTTAATCTTTACCGCCGGCCACGACAAACCATTAACCTGAACCTGGGTATTGCGGTTACCAGGAACTGGTACCTGAATACCGGCATCCAGAGTGTGAGTAAACGCTACGAAGTGGTTTACATGTCTGCACCTATTGAAATGCCGGCTTATTATACCTGGAACCTCTATTCAACCTATACCATTTCAAAGAACGCAAAAGTATTTGTTGACCTGAAGAACATCACCGATGAAAAATATGCAGAGGTACGGGGATACAACAGCCGCCGGTTTAATTTTATGGCCGGGGTTAACCTGGGTTTATGA
- a CDS encoding cysteine-rich CWC family protein — MCKHEEKHCPRCKTVFECKPGSITQCQCSGVSLSEEERAYIEAGYDDCLCIHCLRSLQRLFSKKGSVAV, encoded by the coding sequence ATGTGCAAACACGAAGAAAAGCATTGCCCCCGTTGTAAGACAGTATTTGAGTGTAAGCCCGGCAGCATCACGCAATGCCAGTGCAGTGGGGTTAGCCTCTCGGAAGAAGAACGGGCATATATAGAGGCCGGTTACGACGATTGCCTTTGCATCCATTGCCTGCGGAGCCTGCAGCGGCTGTTTTCAAAAAAGGGTAGTGTAGCAGTTTGA
- a CDS encoding FixH family protein, whose product MKKSFLAILLPALISFAVIMHSCSKSETTETDPVAGLTKQAEGYAAGAATRVVVYTKETTIYAGYTRFYIALYDSVNGQRIEDAHVKLSPMMDMGTMKHAAPFENPAYETAVNHLFPCSVVFVMSSMGGNWTVKLTVHNHLTGKEGFITIPLTVAEPAIARVKSFTAAHDGNKYFVSLIEPSVPKVGINDMEIAIYKRVSMMSFPADSSLSVILTPEMPTMGHGSPNNINPAHVSKGHYKGKVNFTMTGLWKLNLDYMAGSAVADSTTQFFEVQF is encoded by the coding sequence ATGAAAAAATCATTCCTGGCAATCCTATTGCCGGCACTCATCTCTTTTGCAGTAATCATGCATTCGTGTTCTAAAAGTGAAACGACGGAAACCGATCCGGTAGCCGGTTTAACCAAACAGGCCGAGGGCTATGCTGCCGGAGCTGCCACACGGGTGGTAGTTTACACAAAAGAAACAACGATCTATGCAGGATATACCCGCTTTTATATAGCCCTTTACGATTCGGTTAACGGGCAGCGTATTGAAGACGCTCATGTAAAACTAAGTCCAATGATGGACATGGGCACAATGAAGCATGCAGCACCATTTGAAAATCCTGCGTATGAAACGGCGGTCAATCACCTCTTCCCATGCAGCGTGGTTTTTGTCATGTCCTCGATGGGGGGGAACTGGACGGTAAAGCTGACGGTGCATAATCATCTTACCGGCAAAGAAGGCTTTATCACCATTCCTCTCACGGTTGCAGAACCTGCAATAGCAAGGGTTAAATCTTTTACCGCAGCGCATGATGGTAATAAATATTTTGTTTCTCTCATTGAACCATCTGTTCCTAAAGTCGGGATCAACGATATGGAGATCGCTATCTACAAAAGGGTTTCTATGATGAGTTTCCCGGCAGACAGCAGCCTTTCTGTTATTCTTACACCCGAGATGCCCACCATGGGACATGGTTCGCCCAATAATATAAACCCGGCGCATGTTTCAAAGGGACATTATAAAGGAAAAGTAAACTTTACGATGACGGGTTTGTGGAAACTGAATCTGGATTATATGGCAGGTTCTGCGGTTGCAGATTCCACCACACAGTTTTTTGAAGTGCAGTTTTAG
- a CDS encoding sulfite exporter TauE/SafE family protein, whose protein sequence is MEILGYILAALVGISLGLIGSGGSILTVPILVYVMGVNPVLATAYSLFIVGSTALVGGIQNALQKKVDFKTVFIFGIPSIAAVYATRMWLVPHIPKELFSIGSLVITKAIALMLLFAVVMILASISMIRSGKKPQPDENAALHYNYPMILLEGTVVGILTGLVGAGGGFLIIPALVLLARMPMKLAVGTSLFIIAAKSLIGFIGDLQGEEIIDWKLLGSFTAFAVAGIFIGIYLSKKIPGNKLKKGFGWFVLVMGIYIIVKEIFFPSGGH, encoded by the coding sequence TTGGAGATACTGGGATATATTTTAGCAGCTTTAGTGGGCATATCATTGGGTTTAATAGGCAGTGGCGGCTCTATTTTAACGGTACCCATCCTGGTATATGTGATGGGGGTGAACCCGGTGCTGGCAACAGCATATTCGTTGTTCATTGTAGGGTCCACGGCGCTGGTGGGCGGGATTCAGAATGCCCTGCAGAAAAAAGTTGATTTCAAGACCGTTTTCATTTTTGGCATCCCTTCCATTGCAGCCGTGTATGCCACCCGCATGTGGCTGGTACCCCATATACCCAAAGAACTGTTTTCAATAGGCTCACTCGTAATTACAAAAGCCATTGCCCTGATGTTATTATTTGCCGTGGTCATGATACTGGCATCCATAAGTATGATACGGTCCGGCAAGAAACCCCAGCCGGATGAGAACGCAGCGCTCCACTATAACTACCCGATGATCTTACTGGAAGGGACGGTTGTGGGGATCCTCACCGGGCTGGTTGGAGCCGGCGGCGGATTCCTGATCATACCGGCACTGGTACTGCTTGCCCGCATGCCGATGAAACTGGCGGTGGGCACCTCCTTATTCATCATTGCTGCCAAATCACTGATCGGTTTCATCGGCGACCTGCAGGGAGAAGAGATCATTGACTGGAAACTGCTGGGCAGTTTTACCGCATTTGCCGTGGCGGGGATATTTATCGGCATATACCTCTCTAAAAAAATACCGGGCAATAAACTAAAAAAAGGATTCGGCTGGTTTGTACTTGTTATGGGCATCTATATCATAGTGAAGGAGATATTCTTCCCGTCCGGTGGTCATTAA
- a CDS encoding TonB-dependent receptor, whose amino-acid sequence MKKTLTFLLLSLLTGTAKAQSSATGFAGDSIRIINLQELVVNSLKRTPQQQLLNFVKNNSAATLEDILARLPEISLVRRGSYGMEPTIRYFSGGQINIQVDGMRIHGACTDRMDPVTIYIEPVNLQNLQVQTAGNGFMNGSSIGGTVNMKMAEPSFGHPNKITGVFSSGYQSAAKSFFESVRLNYSAKKWAAAASGTYRNSKDYRSGGGTVIPFSRYEKVNYSLSVKFQQSRNIYLKADMLADDGWNIGYPALPMDVGYAAARIASFSIHGDRAAKRLYTWQTKIYINRIRHFMDDSKRPLVPMHMDMPGVSKTYGVYTEGEMTINRKQKLVIRADGASTFLQASMTMHQAGQPDMYMLTWPDNRRNQYGISASWLWQPDSLWHFRVSTRADLISSKLVSVTAKEQVGIFRAAFTGRRDGLKNVSAQVTKKIGRKLTITSALGYSERMPTASELFGFYLFNSSDAYDYIGDPLLGKERSVQADLSLLYNRKRSRVQVSGYYSRVYGFISGSVDASLSAMTPGTRGVKVYSNLPHASVMGVEASGFFKPMPAADIVSTIRYTYGLDDRNKPLPGVAPFKNITSFRFQPGRFFAQLETECVFSQNNINMQYGEDGTPGYVLLHTRFGCYTSLFKNNMEVLAGIENIFDKKYHEHLDWGNISRPGRNIYLQVRMTINN is encoded by the coding sequence ATGAAAAAGACATTGACTTTCTTACTGCTTTCCTTATTGACGGGTACAGCAAAGGCACAAAGCAGTGCCACCGGATTTGCGGGAGACAGTATACGGATCATTAACCTGCAGGAGTTGGTTGTGAACAGTTTAAAAAGAACGCCCCAGCAGCAGTTACTGAATTTTGTAAAGAACAACAGCGCTGCCACCCTGGAGGATATCCTGGCCAGGCTACCAGAAATATCCCTGGTACGAAGAGGATCTTATGGCATGGAGCCCACTATCCGTTATTTCAGCGGCGGACAAATAAATATACAGGTTGACGGCATGCGTATTCATGGTGCATGTACCGACAGGATGGATCCGGTTACCATTTACATAGAACCGGTCAACCTGCAGAACCTGCAGGTACAAACAGCCGGCAACGGGTTCATGAACGGCTCATCCATCGGGGGCACGGTAAATATGAAGATGGCAGAACCTTCATTCGGTCATCCAAACAAAATAACCGGTGTATTCAGCAGCGGGTATCAGTCAGCAGCCAAAAGTTTTTTTGAATCGGTGCGGCTCAATTATTCCGCCAAAAAATGGGCAGCGGCAGCCAGCGGAACATACCGCAACAGTAAGGACTACCGGAGCGGGGGAGGAACCGTAATTCCGTTTTCCAGGTATGAGAAAGTGAACTATTCTCTTTCTGTAAAATTTCAGCAAAGCCGGAACATCTACTTAAAGGCAGATATGCTTGCCGATGATGGATGGAATATCGGGTACCCCGCCCTGCCCATGGATGTTGGTTATGCAGCTGCAAGAATTGCATCGTTCAGTATCCACGGGGATCGTGCCGCAAAACGCCTGTATACCTGGCAGACAAAAATTTATATCAACCGCATCCGGCATTTTATGGATGACAGTAAACGCCCGCTGGTACCCATGCACATGGATATGCCGGGTGTAAGTAAGACCTATGGCGTTTACACAGAAGGGGAAATGACAATTAACCGGAAGCAAAAATTAGTGATACGGGCAGACGGTGCATCCACTTTTTTACAGGCTTCCATGACGATGCACCAGGCGGGACAGCCGGATATGTATATGCTCACCTGGCCCGATAACCGCCGTAACCAATATGGCATCTCGGCATCCTGGTTGTGGCAGCCGGATAGTTTATGGCACTTCCGGGTATCAACCCGGGCAGATCTTATTTCATCGAAGTTGGTTTCTGTGACAGCCAAAGAGCAGGTGGGTATTTTCAGGGCTGCCTTTACCGGAAGGAGGGATGGGTTAAAAAATGTTTCAGCACAGGTTACCAAAAAGATCGGGCGAAAGCTTACAATAACATCCGCCCTTGGTTATTCAGAACGAATGCCCACGGCCTCTGAATTATTCGGGTTCTATCTTTTCAACAGCAGTGATGCATACGATTATATCGGAGATCCGCTTCTCGGGAAAGAAAGATCGGTACAGGCAGATCTGTCCCTGCTGTATAACCGGAAACGCAGCAGGGTGCAGGTCAGTGGCTATTATTCCCGGGTGTACGGTTTTATCAGCGGCAGCGTTGATGCTTCATTAAGCGCTATGACTCCAGGTACCAGGGGAGTGAAGGTATATAGTAATCTCCCGCACGCCTCCGTAATGGGGGTGGAAGCCAGCGGTTTTTTTAAGCCAATGCCTGCTGCTGATATCGTTTCAACCATCCGTTATACCTACGGGCTCGATGACCGGAACAAACCTCTGCCCGGGGTTGCCCCGTTTAAGAACATCACGTCGTTTCGCTTCCAGCCCGGAAGGTTTTTTGCACAGCTGGAAACAGAATGTGTATTTAGCCAGAACAACATTAATATGCAATACGGCGAAGATGGCACACCCGGGTATGTCTTATTGCATACCCGGTTTGGCTGCTATACATCCCTGTTTAAAAACAATATGGAGGTGCTGGCAGGCATAGAGAATATATTTGATAAAAAATATCACGAACACCTGGACTGGGGCAATATTTCCAGGCCCGGCAGGAATATCTATCTCCAGGTGAGGATGACCATCAATAATTAA
- a CDS encoding MarC family protein, translated as MTFDNLSAKEILTVSFTLFAVIDMVGNIPVLAALRAKMGGEIRSLQATLASGGLMILFMLVGQQFLNILGLDVQSFAVAGSIVIFIIGLEMVLGIEFFKPDGNPKSGSVVPIAFPLIAGSGTLTTIMSLKANYADINILISILINCIFIYLVLHSLKWIEKMLGPNGMVVIRKFFGVILLAIAVKIFGSNFTHLGK; from the coding sequence ATGACATTCGATAACCTCTCGGCAAAAGAGATACTGACCGTTTCGTTCACCCTTTTTGCGGTGATCGACATGGTGGGTAATATACCCGTGCTGGCAGCATTGAGGGCTAAAATGGGAGGCGAGATCCGGTCCCTGCAGGCCACGCTTGCCTCGGGGGGATTGATGATATTGTTCATGCTGGTGGGCCAGCAGTTCCTGAATATCCTTGGCCTGGATGTGCAGTCCTTTGCCGTGGCAGGAAGTATTGTGATCTTTATCATCGGCCTGGAAATGGTGCTGGGGATTGAGTTCTTCAAGCCGGACGGGAACCCCAAAAGCGGCAGCGTGGTTCCGATCGCATTTCCGTTGATAGCCGGCTCGGGCACGCTTACCACCATCATGAGCCTGAAGGCAAATTATGCCGATATTAATATTCTCATCAGCATTTTGATCAACTGCATTTTCATTTACCTGGTCCTGCATTCCCTGAAATGGATAGAAAAAATGCTGGGTCCGAACGGCATGGTGGTAATCAGAAAATTTTTTGGCGTAATATTGCTGGCCATTGCGGTAAAAATATTCGGAAGTAATTTCACGCATTTGGGAAAATGA
- a CDS encoding YHS domain-containing protein — MKYKKIVVVALFAAMLVSCGRNNGQEEAPQNDSVKSMMEPTGTQPAGEEKFAGVEIANTRDFSCGMPVSAGVEDTAHYKGKVYGFCARECKEDFLKNPEQYLTTKK; from the coding sequence ATGAAATACAAAAAAATAGTTGTTGTTGCATTGTTTGCTGCCATGCTGGTTTCCTGCGGAAGGAATAACGGGCAGGAAGAAGCACCACAAAACGACAGTGTAAAGAGCATGATGGAACCAACCGGTACGCAGCCGGCAGGGGAAGAAAAATTTGCCGGAGTTGAAATTGCAAATACCAGGGATTTCAGTTGCGGCATGCCTGTGTCTGCCGGCGTAGAAGATACAGCACACTATAAGGGAAAAGTGTATGGTTTTTGTGCCAGGGAGTGCAAAGAGGATTTTTTAAAGAACCCCGAACAATATTTAACTACTAAAAAATAA